From Streptomyces sp. NBC_01754, a single genomic window includes:
- a CDS encoding SpoIIE family protein phosphatase: MTREAVGEGATGLPRPAGPADAIAGSAGGGRSASTVGRLAATVKRLRAEVRAAQAEADGRALVELAKGVLIERLRCGPVQAARQLSELAAQTGMSPLELAADIVNQAARDQVAQVADDFVRQANTGTGDGAGSGDSSVAVRLRTAECAALAASDTQAVAESLLEHALAPLGATAVAVWAAGSDGSLTLCGHAGFSADEADRWRYVPPGVATVARHALTGLRMVRTDSLAEAGVPSVGHRQTPDGGRVALPAGTGGRVYGVLEICWPRRLPEQPPAVLRQIEALAELCAHTLESLPATGARHPDGRDTPDISELMDLSEGLYDPALVLTPHLDAEGTLVDFRIRHVNSHFLDPAGRPRGAVSGALLLEAYPMAAGDSELLEKAERVYATGEPFRARRMTLTALVDAVPLSSVADLSITRHHGSVLLIWRIEDEAARLASLLQHAQRLGRIGGFEENLVTGRITWNGSLFSLYGRAATEPPVSLQDLTGHAHADDAVVIGRFLRAVLHHRQPASTAFRLMRPDGVTRHIRVIAEPVLDADDRLLAVRGAYQDISSQHWTEVALAATRDQLAHSEQESAERNRLTLQLQHAIMPPAQAPLDAPGLEVAVRYRPAESEAQVGGDWYDAVVLPSQQILLCVGDIAGHGIKAATGMVVLRNALRGLAITGAGPGQLLSWLNIVAHHLTEQVTATVVCGLFDPETRVLRWARAGHLPPVLVRGTEATTLPLLKGLLLGALAEADYQEEEIQLKASDTLLMYTDGLIERRDTTVQDSLTQLLATAGAPAPTLERRLDRLLTHSESDTDDDTCIIGIRVG; encoded by the coding sequence GTGACCCGCGAGGCCGTCGGCGAGGGCGCCACCGGCCTGCCCCGCCCCGCCGGCCCGGCCGACGCGATCGCCGGGTCCGCCGGCGGCGGGCGTTCCGCGTCCACCGTCGGGCGGTTGGCCGCCACGGTGAAACGGCTGCGGGCCGAGGTCAGGGCGGCGCAGGCCGAGGCCGACGGGCGCGCCCTGGTCGAGCTGGCGAAGGGCGTGCTGATCGAGCGGCTGCGCTGCGGGCCGGTCCAGGCCGCCCGCCAGCTCTCCGAACTCGCGGCCCAGACCGGGATGTCGCCGCTCGAACTGGCCGCGGACATCGTCAACCAGGCCGCCCGTGACCAGGTCGCCCAGGTGGCGGACGACTTCGTACGGCAGGCGAACACCGGGACCGGTGACGGGGCCGGGAGCGGTGACAGCTCCGTCGCCGTACGCCTGCGCACCGCCGAGTGCGCCGCTCTCGCCGCGAGCGACACCCAGGCGGTCGCCGAGTCCCTCCTGGAACACGCGCTCGCACCCCTCGGCGCCACGGCCGTCGCCGTCTGGGCGGCCGGATCGGACGGCTCCCTCACCCTGTGCGGCCATGCCGGGTTCAGCGCCGACGAGGCGGACCGCTGGCGCTACGTCCCGCCCGGTGTGGCGACCGTGGCCCGCCACGCGCTCACCGGCCTGCGCATGGTCCGGACCGACTCCCTGGCCGAGGCGGGCGTTCCCTCCGTCGGGCACCGGCAGACCCCGGACGGGGGCCGGGTGGCCCTCCCCGCCGGTACCGGGGGCCGCGTGTACGGCGTCCTGGAGATCTGCTGGCCGCGGCGGCTGCCCGAGCAGCCACCGGCCGTGCTCCGGCAGATCGAGGCACTGGCCGAGCTGTGCGCCCACACCCTCGAAAGCCTGCCCGCCACCGGTGCGCGGCACCCGGACGGCCGGGACACGCCGGACATCTCGGAGCTGATGGACCTGTCCGAGGGGCTGTACGACCCGGCCCTCGTACTCACGCCGCACCTCGACGCCGAGGGCACCCTCGTCGACTTCCGCATCCGGCACGTCAACAGCCACTTCCTGGACCCCGCCGGCCGGCCGCGCGGCGCCGTCAGCGGCGCCCTGCTGCTGGAGGCCTACCCCATGGCCGCCGGCGACAGCGAACTCCTCGAGAAGGCCGAACGCGTCTACGCCACCGGGGAACCCTTCCGCGCCCGGCGGATGACGCTGACCGCCCTCGTCGACGCGGTGCCCCTCTCGTCCGTCGCCGACCTCAGCATCACCCGCCACCACGGCAGCGTCCTGCTGATCTGGCGCATCGAGGACGAGGCGGCCCGGCTCGCCAGCCTGCTCCAGCACGCGCAGCGCCTCGGCCGTATCGGAGGGTTCGAGGAGAACCTCGTCACCGGCCGGATCACCTGGAACGGGTCCCTCTTCTCCCTGTACGGCCGGGCCGCCACCGAGCCGCCGGTCTCTCTCCAGGACCTCACCGGCCACGCCCACGCGGACGACGCCGTGGTCATCGGCCGCTTCCTTCGGGCCGTGCTCCACCACCGCCAGCCGGCCTCGACCGCCTTCCGCCTGATGCGTCCCGACGGGGTGACGCGCCACATCCGGGTCATCGCCGAACCCGTGCTCGACGCGGACGACCGCCTGCTCGCGGTCCGCGGCGCCTACCAGGACATCTCGTCGCAGCACTGGACCGAGGTCGCCCTGGCCGCCACCCGCGACCAGCTCGCGCACTCGGAGCAGGAATCCGCCGAGCGCAACCGGCTGACCCTGCAACTCCAGCACGCCATCATGCCGCCGGCCCAGGCCCCGCTCGACGCTCCAGGCCTCGAGGTCGCCGTACGCTACCGGCCGGCGGAGTCGGAGGCCCAGGTCGGCGGCGACTGGTACGACGCCGTCGTGCTGCCCTCCCAGCAGATACTGCTGTGCGTCGGCGACATCGCCGGCCACGGCATCAAGGCCGCCACGGGAATGGTCGTCCTGCGCAACGCCCTGCGCGGACTCGCCATCACCGGCGCGGGCCCCGGTCAGCTCCTGTCCTGGCTGAACATCGTGGCCCACCACCTCACCGAGCAGGTCACCGCGACGGTGGTCTGCGGCCTGTTCGACCCGGAGACCCGCGTCCTGCGCTGGGCCAGGGCCGGACACCTGCCGCCCGTTCTGGTACGGGGTACGGAGGCCACCACGCTGCCGCTGCTCAAGGGGCTGCTGCTCGGCGCCCTCGCCGAGGCCG
- a CDS encoding HAMP domain-containing protein → MAETTAGNPRPAQRTRETGKVGEPELRQLLAGLTAVRDGDFGTRLPDEAEGLLGEIATVFNGMVDQLALFTSEVTRVAREVGTEGTLGGQAEVPGVSGTWADLTDSVNAMAGNLTTQVRDIAHVATAVARGDLSQKIDVDARGEILELKKTINTMVDQLSAFAAEVTRVAREVGTEGKLGGQATVRGASGTWKDLTDNVNVMASNLTGQVRSIAQVATAVARGDLSRKITVDAEGEIAALAEVINTMVDTLSAFADEVTRVAREVGTEGRLGGQARVPNVAGTWKRLTENVNELAGNLTRQVRAIAEVASAVAEGDLTRSITVDASGEVAELKDNINSMVGSLRETTRANQEQDWLKSNLARVSGLMQGHRDLEAVGELVMEELTPLVAAQYGAFYLAEETPEGTELRVVGSYGRPAGGNGHDRFKMGESLVGQAARSRRTIAADGVPGDRISISSGLGPMPPGSLIVLPVIVDDQVLGVIELASFTAFTPIHRDFLEQLMEMVGVNVNTIVANARTDELLGESQRLTGELQSRSAELQVQQDELQRSNAELEEKAALLAAQNSDIEAKNLEIEQARQELEERAQQLSLASTYKSEFLANMSHELRTPLNSLLILAQLLAQNPTRNLTVKQVEYAGIIHSAGSDLLQLINDILDLSKVEAGKMDLNPERFPLRRLLDYVEATFRPMTTQKSLTFTISTAPGVPVDLLTDDSRLGQVLRNLISNAVKFTERGSVGLHIEPAADDEIPASAHRGGGVVAFRVTDTGIGIAEQQLETIFGAFQQADGTTSRKYGGTGLGLSISREIAHLLGGSLTARSTPGRGSTFTLYLPVARTDFQDQAAPSPEASAADSPATAEPSGRRRPAGPAEPEPRAPRRLLVIEERPRGLLSLVAESAVAELTGGHDREDVEVITAAGPQDAASALAAAPFHCVVLELDMAGDGATRFLDAMDGDPALKTVPVLAHNNRRTDAARERALRSRGGPRPLELLSSLDELRERIALHLSAERPGAVVPLVRGEESHPQAPQAVDDSLRGRTVLVVDDDARNLYALSGILELHGVDVLHAENGIEGIEALREHPGIDLILMDVMMPEMDGYTATTKIREVPAHADLPIVSVTAKAMPGDREKSLAAGASDYVTKPLDADDLIACVRRWLGPRSGEAPVES, encoded by the coding sequence CCGGGCGTCTCGGGGACGTGGGCCGATCTGACCGACTCGGTCAACGCCATGGCGGGCAACCTGACCACCCAGGTCCGCGACATCGCGCACGTGGCGACCGCGGTGGCCAGGGGCGACCTCTCGCAGAAGATCGACGTCGACGCCCGGGGCGAGATCCTCGAACTGAAGAAGACCATCAACACGATGGTCGATCAGCTGTCCGCGTTCGCCGCCGAGGTGACCCGGGTCGCCCGCGAGGTCGGCACCGAGGGCAAGCTCGGTGGCCAGGCCACCGTCCGGGGCGCCTCCGGTACGTGGAAGGACCTCACGGACAACGTCAACGTGATGGCGTCCAATCTGACCGGGCAGGTACGGTCCATCGCGCAGGTGGCCACCGCTGTGGCACGCGGTGATCTGTCGCGGAAGATCACCGTGGACGCCGAGGGCGAGATCGCGGCCCTGGCCGAGGTCATCAACACCATGGTGGACACCCTGTCCGCCTTCGCGGACGAGGTGACCCGGGTCGCCCGGGAGGTCGGCACCGAGGGCCGCCTCGGCGGCCAGGCCCGCGTACCGAACGTCGCGGGCACCTGGAAGCGCCTCACCGAGAACGTCAACGAACTCGCCGGCAACCTCACCCGGCAGGTACGGGCCATCGCCGAGGTCGCCAGCGCCGTGGCCGAGGGCGACCTGACCCGGTCCATCACCGTCGACGCGTCCGGCGAGGTCGCGGAGTTGAAGGACAACATCAACTCGATGGTCGGCTCACTGCGCGAGACGACCCGGGCCAACCAGGAACAGGACTGGCTGAAGTCCAACCTCGCCCGCGTCTCCGGACTGATGCAGGGCCACCGCGACCTGGAGGCCGTCGGTGAACTGGTCATGGAGGAGCTGACTCCACTGGTCGCCGCCCAGTACGGTGCCTTCTACCTCGCCGAGGAGACACCCGAGGGTACCGAACTGCGCGTCGTCGGGTCCTACGGCCGCCCGGCCGGCGGCAACGGCCACGACCGCTTCAAGATGGGGGAGTCGCTCGTCGGCCAGGCCGCCCGCAGCCGCCGCACCATCGCGGCGGACGGTGTCCCCGGCGACCGCATCAGCATCTCCTCGGGCCTCGGCCCGATGCCCCCGGGCAGCCTGATCGTGCTGCCCGTCATCGTCGACGACCAGGTGCTCGGCGTCATCGAGCTCGCCTCGTTCACCGCCTTCACCCCGATCCACCGGGACTTTCTCGAACAGCTCATGGAGATGGTGGGCGTCAACGTCAACACCATCGTGGCCAACGCCCGTACCGACGAGCTCCTCGGCGAGTCTCAGCGCCTCACCGGTGAGCTCCAGTCCCGGTCCGCGGAACTCCAGGTGCAGCAGGACGAGTTGCAGCGCTCCAACGCCGAACTGGAGGAGAAGGCAGCCCTGCTGGCGGCGCAGAACAGCGACATCGAGGCGAAGAACCTGGAGATCGAGCAGGCACGCCAGGAACTGGAGGAGCGTGCCCAGCAGCTCTCGCTGGCCTCGACCTACAAGTCCGAGTTCCTGGCCAACATGAGCCACGAACTGCGCACTCCGCTCAACAGTCTCCTCATCCTCGCGCAGCTGCTCGCCCAGAACCCGACCCGCAACCTCACCGTCAAGCAGGTCGAGTACGCCGGCATCATCCACTCCGCGGGCAGCGATCTGCTCCAGCTGATCAACGACATCCTCGACCTGTCGAAGGTCGAGGCCGGGAAGATGGACCTCAACCCGGAACGCTTCCCACTGCGCCGGCTCCTCGACTACGTCGAGGCCACGTTCCGGCCGATGACCACACAGAAGAGCCTCACCTTCACCATCAGCACCGCCCCCGGCGTCCCGGTGGACCTGCTCACCGACGACTCGCGCCTGGGGCAGGTCCTGCGGAACCTGATCTCCAACGCGGTCAAGTTCACCGAGCGCGGCAGTGTCGGACTGCACATCGAACCGGCGGCCGACGACGAGATCCCGGCCTCGGCGCACCGAGGAGGCGGCGTCGTGGCCTTCCGGGTGACGGACACCGGGATCGGGATCGCCGAACAGCAGCTGGAGACCATCTTCGGGGCGTTCCAGCAGGCGGACGGCACGACCAGCCGCAAGTACGGGGGCACCGGTCTGGGCCTGTCCATCAGCCGGGAGATCGCCCATCTCCTCGGTGGTTCCCTCACCGCCCGGAGCACGCCCGGCCGGGGCAGCACGTTCACCCTGTATTTGCCCGTCGCACGCACGGACTTCCAGGACCAGGCCGCTCCGTCGCCCGAGGCATCCGCCGCCGACTCCCCGGCCACCGCCGAGCCCTCCGGGCGCCGCAGGCCGGCCGGTCCGGCGGAACCGGAGCCGCGCGCACCGCGCAGGCTGCTGGTGATCGAGGAGCGTCCGCGCGGACTGCTCTCCCTCGTCGCCGAGAGCGCGGTCGCCGAACTCACCGGCGGCCACGACCGCGAGGACGTCGAGGTGATCACCGCGGCCGGGCCGCAGGACGCCGCGAGCGCGCTGGCCGCCGCGCCCTTCCACTGCGTGGTCCTCGAACTCGACATGGCCGGCGACGGGGCGACGCGTTTCCTGGACGCGATGGACGGCGACCCCGCCCTGAAGACCGTCCCCGTGCTCGCCCACAACAACCGGCGTACGGACGCGGCCCGGGAGCGGGCGCTCCGGTCCCGGGGCGGCCCCCGCCCGCTGGAACTCCTCTCCAGCCTCGACGAACTGCGCGAACGCATCGCGCTGCACCTGTCGGCCGAACGGCCCGGAGCCGTCGTGCCCCTGGTGCGCGGCGAGGAGAGCCACCCGCAGGCCCCGCAGGCCGTCGACGACAGTCTGCGCGGCCGCACCGTGCTCGTCGTCGACGACGACGCCCGCAACCTCTACGCGCTCAGCGGCATCCTGGAACTGCACGGTGTCGACGTCCTGCACGCGGAGAACGGCATCGAGGGCATCGAGGCCCTCAGGGAGCACCCCGGCATCGACCTCATCCTGATGGACGTGATGATGCCGGAGATGGACGGCTACACCGCGACGACGAAGATCCGGGAGGTACCGGCCCACGCCGACCTGCCCATCGTCAGCGTCACCGCCAAGGCGATGCCGGGGGACCGCGAGAAGAGCCTCGCGGCCGGAGCCAGCGACTACGTCACCAAGCCGCTGGACGCCGACGACCTCATCGCCTGCGTACGCCGGTGGCTGGGCCCGCGCTCCGGCGAAGCGCCGGTGGAGTCGTGA